The Aeromonas encheleia genomic sequence TCCCAGGCGGTGATCCCGCAACCTGAGCAACTCTCCCCCATGGTGCGCTACGAGCTGAGCCGGCGCGGCGGGCACGTGGGATTCCTGCACGGCACCCCCTGGCGGCCCCGCTTCTGGCTGGAGGAGCGGATCAGCCTGTGGCTGCGGGAACAGACTCAGGGCGCGAGCCGGTAGCAGTTGCGCCCCTCCCCCTTGGCTTGATAGAGGGCGCCATCCACCCGCTCGAGCAGCATGACCAGGCTCTCTCCCTGGCGCCATTGGGCTATGCCCTGACTCAGGGTGAGATGGGGCGCCACCGCTGACCCCTCATGGGGCAGGGCGCGAGCCGCCAGGGTATGGCGGATGCGCTCGGCGACCCGCTCGCCACCCGCCAGATCCGTGTCTTGCAGCAACACCACAAACTCCTCTCCGCCGTAACGGGCCACCAGATCGCCGGACTCGCGCGCGCTCTCTTCCAGACACTCTGCCACCAGGATCAGACACTCATCGCCGGCCTGGTGACCGTAGTGATCGTTGTAACGTTTGAAGAAATCCACGTCGAGCAGGATCAGCGTGAGCGGCGTCTCCAGGGTCGTACCTTGTGCGATGGCGTTCTTGCAGACCCGATCGAAGTGACGGCGGTTGGCGAGCCCGGTCAGGGGGTCCCGATTGGCCATGGCATCCAGCTTGCGCGCCAGCACCAGATTCTCGTGCTCCCGCGACACCGCCAGCTCGAACCAGCTGTTGAGCATCCGTCGCCCGGTCTCCAGCACGATCAGCAGCACCCCGACCACAATAAAGTTGAGCATGACGAACTGTTCGGGGCTCCATGAGGCTCGTGCCAACAGAAAAGACAAGGGGGCCGCCGCCAGCGTGTAGAACAGCCGCACATCGCAATAAGAGGCGATGAGGCCAGTCAGCAGCAGCAGGCTGATCATGTTGAAGATAAGGTTGAAGCCCCCCTTCAAGTCGACGATCGAGATGGTATACCCCACCGACGCCCAAGCCATACCCCAGCACAGGCCGCAGACCCACAGAGAGGGTTGCCAGACGGCATGAGGTTGTCGGGAGAGCCATAGCCACCCCATTGGTAGCAGCAGACATACGCAAGCCATGGTGATGAGCTGCAACTCATAGGACCAGGGCAGAACGTTGACGAGCAACAGGTGAGCATCCCGAAAAATGTAGAAACGGGTCAGCAAGAACAGGATGGCGATCAGATTGATGACCCAGTACCAGCGCAGCCCGGCTTTCAGGGCGCGCCGACGTGCCTCGTTCAGGTGCTGATCGAAATGACTGGAGAGGCGGCGCTGTTCAGCAGATAGCATAGACACTCCCGCTTTTGGCCACACAAATCCCTTGCGATTGCGGGTGAGACGCAGACAATATCCACACGCGCGTCACTGAAGATGAAACCATGATTATCCCCTGGCAAGAGCTGGATCCAGATACCCTCAACAACCTGCTCGAGCATTTTGTCTTGCAAGAAGGCACCGAATACGGTGAACAAGATGTCAGCCTGGCCGACAAGGTTGATGAGGTCAGACAACAATTACTACAAGGTAGTGCCGTGCTCGTCTACAGCGAGCTGCACGAGAGTGTCAACGTCGTGCCCAAGGCGACCCTGAGCGGTGCACCACGGGAAGACTACCCGGAATAACGCCTATCCTGTTCTCAACCGGGACATGGGTGGAGGCAGGCAGCGGAGGCTGATGCCAAACCGGGGATGATACCCTGCCGACGCCGGGAGCGGGCCATGTCCGGCGCAGGCTGCGACAATCCCTGACTCCATTGCCGCGGCCAGGAAGCTGGCCCCGGGCGGCCAATGCCTGCGGCCGGGCATCCAAGGCGCACTTGACCGCACTCCGGCCCTGCCCTTATAACGGAACTCCCAAGGAAGAGAGAACGCTATGTCGGCCAAGCATCCCATCATCGCGGTTACCGGTTCGTCCGGGGCCGGCACCTCCACCTCCACCAACGCCTTCCGATCCATGTTTCATCAGCTGGGTTATCAGGCGGCCGTGGTCGAGGGGGACAGTTTTCATCGCTATACCCGACCCGAGATGGACGTGGCGAT encodes the following:
- a CDS encoding GGDEF domain-containing protein, producing MLSAEQRRLSSHFDQHLNEARRRALKAGLRWYWVINLIAILFLLTRFYIFRDAHLLLVNVLPWSYELQLITMACVCLLLPMGWLWLSRQPHAVWQPSLWVCGLCWGMAWASVGYTISIVDLKGGFNLIFNMISLLLLTGLIASYCDVRLFYTLAAAPLSFLLARASWSPEQFVMLNFIVVGVLLIVLETGRRMLNSWFELAVSREHENLVLARKLDAMANRDPLTGLANRRHFDRVCKNAIAQGTTLETPLTLILLDVDFFKRYNDHYGHQAGDECLILVAECLEESARESGDLVARYGGEEFVVLLQDTDLAGGERVAERIRHTLAARALPHEGSAVAPHLTLSQGIAQWRQGESLVMLLERVDGALYQAKGEGRNCYRLAP
- a CDS encoding YheU family protein, translating into MIIPWQELDPDTLNNLLEHFVLQEGTEYGEQDVSLADKVDEVRQQLLQGSAVLVYSELHESVNVVPKATLSGAPREDYPE